DNA sequence from the Raphanus sativus cultivar WK10039 unplaced genomic scaffold, ASM80110v3 Scaffold0322, whole genome shotgun sequence genome:
AAAACTAACttccatttttttgttatttcacTTATAAGCCCTATTTTTATACTCTTTTTgtcaatataattttattttataaaatttctataatattatttgaaaatttagttCCAACGTATAAAATTCACGTTAACTTACATGATGGTAAATTACGTTAATAACCTAAATGAATTACAATTCTTATGTAATTGTCATTATcaatatttctattttactttttttttcaaaaaaacaaaaggaacatatctataaatatttttaagctATTTgggtttttcattttataaattatacctacgttatttttttttcaaaagtaaataatataggtatatttgtaaataatatatgtatatttgatAAGTAAgaattattttaacaaataactACCTCAACTAAAATATTGTAGATTTTTTAGATATAATCAATTACAAATAAATGAATACattattactaattttaatatttataggtTTCTACTTACTGTGTCaaaaaaatttactattttattttcaaaataaaattattaatcatttaattttaaagtgGGAGgatcaatatttttaatttcttcatATTATTTCTTCTGCTATTGTTAATCTAAATGAACATATATTAActatacataattttatatatacttaaaatgtAAGAAAAGAACCAAgctaaatgaaaataacaaccTTATTCACATTTTAGCCTAAGTAGAACTAAAAAATTTAGTTCAGTTTTAGAGAAATAGTAGcaaattcaatatatttaaaaatagataatCAAATTGGTTTGAATTCTTATACCAAAATTACATGtcagattaaaataaaaatctaattcaaaaataagaattttATTTGAGATTTACCAGTTATTATATTTAggtatttcataaatatttaaatatgtgtatatattaaataatatcacTAATTAAATTGTCTAATGCAACTCTAATTACATCAGTACTTAGGCTTTATTTTTAACTTCCtcttaaaataacatatattaaatcatatgcactattataaaatatgtttacaaACTAATtggataaataaaattaaatataattaaaaataatctgattttaatatatttaaaaccaagataaatttttattcagttggaaaacatatacaaatcaatatacctaaaaggaaaaactaaactgatttgaattgttATACTTAAAATCACATATTTAACtgagataacaacataatataatttaacaaaatattctaATTTTCATACATAGagattataaaactatttaaaatttatcaacaAGTAAAAAGGcacattaaataattatattttaattattttgtaaatatttaaatcgTGATAAAGCACGAGAAACTCACctagtaataaataaataaatttaataaatagtgGAAGTTCTTGATGGAGTAGTCATCAAAGGTTTAAAAATCCATGTTTTGGGTTCGATCTCCATATGTTACAATTTCTGTACATTAACTGTAGTCTTAtctgttccaaaaaaaaatatttatcataaatgtGATGTTAGTAGAACTAGCTATTATTGTCTATTGATAGGTTAATGTGTTGTAGAGGAAACTGTGTTATCGTTTATTGCTTGGGCATCGGGTATTCGGTTCGGTCATCCAGTAAAAACGGTCGGTTCTGAATCTATcgaataatgtattttttaccTGAATGAAAACAAGCTATAGTTTGGTCTGTTTTCATGTCAGTTCTTGTCAGTTCCGGGTTGATCTGGTTGTATAGAAAGATAATACAGATTCATCGAAGTTGTCTAGTGGCAACATTGATTTCCATTCACCCTTCCAACCCGAATTCGAACAATGCTATGTTATTTTTGCTATTATTCTTCGTTTTATAAACATGTGTATCGGTTTAGGTTGTAGTTGATTGGTATTGAATAATAACCGGACCGAAACTGATAtccacagttttttttttttttgatatccgCATTCTGCAGtttcaatattaaaaatcaacAAGCAAGCaaatccaaatttttttattttagtcgATTTGGATTCAGATACATGGTTTTAGTTTATATGCTCGTTTAACACTTTTTTTTAAACTAGAAAAGACCATATTTCTAAGCTTGTTTATCATATTATAATGTAGTTAAATTTTGACAGATCAGTTATTAGTTGGAGTAGAACTTTATTATAGATGGTGATGTAATAGATGCATCAACACTTAacgaatttttttcaaattgagTCAACCTGATCCAAACGGAGGtaagtgatttttttataaatctgaTGACCGATTTAGCAAAATCTCTGATGAAATTCAGCTGAGGATTCAACAAAAACCAATTAATTATTACACCAAAATATTATGCGCTCAAACTAATATACTATTGATTTAACAGTTTTCAGCCATATCATAAgtccttttaaaatttattatacatttttggagtctatttatatttttttcaggtTGAAACATATTTTGAAGCAATGCAGAGATTATAGAGCATTTTAGAGATTATGGATGAGAAAATTCGTAGCTgttcaaaaaatcaaaagtcaGAGATAGAGATTTAGATTAAGCGTCGATCGACACCGCTTCATTGGTGTCGCTCGACATCCACGCGAGTAGATGTGTCTGACTTGATTCAAAACCGAAACCCAAAAATTCCACATATTACTAGATGCCATTGACCGACTTTATACCTAATATTTATAGGTTTTGCCATTGTTTAGGCAACATACCACCTTTACACATTTTTACCACACCATATTACTTAGGGTTTTTTATTTAGTAGCTTTTGGAGAGAAGATCAAGAACTCAATCAGAGATTTTATATAGGAACTCTGGTATTTCTTATTCAGAGTATGATTATGTTTTCTACGATTATGTCTATTTAGGGTTTATTAAGGTTTAGATGGATTATTGATTCATAAAACTGCTAGAGTGATTTATTAGGATCTTTCACATAATTTATCTAACTGCTTGTGTTTTAGAGTAGTAACTAGATACATAAACTTGTGATAATTGACAACTACAAGAGTATGTTCATTACATAATAATAATTCTGCTGAGCTAGGTTGTTAGGCTTATGCACGAGCTGGTTTAATAAATCTAGTGAACATTAATGCTTGCCTAAGAAAGTATTGATCGACACTCTatagtatcgatcgacactcatTCCTTGTTCATATGCGAGAACTGGAAGATACAACTTAGTCATCTGATTAGATTCATAGCGAAAGCTGGATATCTTACTATTGCATTCGAGTTCGAAAACGATTCACCATACACCCTTAACATCTATAACTCATAATTCTGATTGCCTGGAACCAGAAGTCTAGCTATTTTCTCATATACTTTACAACCAACTGATTTCCTTGTTTAATGGTTTATTTACTGATATTATTGTCTAGCTTAACCttgatttctatattttattgttttcacGCTCCATGTAGATTTGATCTATGTAAATATTACAACTGATCTCCTATTTGAGAGAAAAAGTTGTTTAGGTATTTTGAACGTTTTTGTCTACAAGAACATAAACTTTTTCAGATATGGtgatttataataaattagattttatGAGTTTATCAAGCTTGTATGTTTGCATTGTTATTTCTCCAActctttttcttaattattaGAATTGGATATATTTCTTACAACAACACTACACACATACTTATAGTAGTTTTCATTAACTACGGCATATGCACTTTAGCAACTACAACTTAGCCCTTACTTCTACTAACCACTCTTAACAACTCTCATTAGCTCTTCATAGCTAGGCTTTTATTTCCACACTAGACTCTTCTTTGATAGCTTGGCCAACTAATTTCTTCTCAACTTGATTCTCTGCGACAAAAGTCACGTATCTCAACTTCTCGTTGGACTTCTTGTTTTTAGTTGGCTTTTGCGTTTACTTCTCTTCCTTGGATGGTAAGCAATCTCTTGCTTCCACTTCTTCATTCTTCTTATGCGTGACTCCTCTTAGTCACTTCTTGTTCGTTTCTTGTGGGGCAAGGTTCAATCTCAGGAAAACGACAAAAGTTGAGGAATTGCATATTCGATAGTTGAGGTCCGACTGATTTTGTAAAGTCAACTAGCACTTCGAGATTTTAATTCCATAGTCGATAGTTGAGGAATaaaaaagttaattaaaaatagcaaaCGACAAAAGTAAGGAATTAAAAATGGCAAACGACaaggttttatattattttctgatCCGAACACAACGGAGACACATCACCCACTCTCAACGGCGCACTAACATTTTAATACCCGTGTATCTTGAAAATCTCAGTTGCTCCCTTGAACTCGATCAGTTTCTCTCTAATGGCTATGATAAGCTTACTTGAAATCACattttctttcctttgtttcttcttcttctttggataTTTCTTGATTATGAAGAAACCTCACCGTTCCTTTCCCACAAACTGGCCATTCCTCGGTATGCTCCCGGGCATACTCGTAGAGATCCCTCGTGTGTACGACTACATAACCGAGTTTCTCGAAGCCTCAAACttaacttttcttttcaaaGGCCCATGTTTCGTTGGCGTCAACATGTTGTTCACTGTCGACCCGGCTAATATTCATCATATCATGAGCTCAAACTTCACAAACTACCCAAAAGGATCCGAGTTCAAGAAGCTGTTCGATGTTTTGGGAGATGGGATTTTCAACGCGGATTTCGACCTATGGATGGATCTGAGGAAGTCAGCTCAAAGCATGATGAGTCGCCCGGAGTTTCAAAGGTTTACACTAAGAACAAACATGAGTAAGCTAGAGAAAGGGCTTGTCCCGATTCTTGATCACTTTGCTGAGAAGAAACTAGTCGTTGATTTACAAGATGTGTTCCAAAGATTCACCTTCGACACTACGTTTATTCTGGCGACCGGGATTGATCCAGGTTGTCTCTCGATTGAAATGCCGGAAATCGAGTTTGCTAGAGCCTTAGATGAAGCAATGGAAGTGATATTTTTCAGACATATCAAGCCGGAGATTGTTTGCAAGATACAAAGGTTGCTTGGGTTTGGTGATGAGTTGAAGATGAAAGTTGCTCACTCGACTTTGGATCGGCTTTGCTCTAAGTGCATAGCTTCGAAGAGAGACGAAATAACACGTGGCGTTACTAGCAACGACTCTTCTTCTAGAGATTTGTTGATGTCTTACATGGATGTAGACACCACCAAGTTCAAGTTGTTGAATCCAGGTGATGACAAGTTCCTCAGGGACATGATTTTAAGCTTCATGATAGCAGGCAGAGACACCACAGGCTCTGCTCTCACTTGGTTCTTCTGGCTTCTCACCAAGAATCAAGAAGTAACGACCAAGATTCGTCAAGAAATCGACACAAAACTATCTCCAAGAACCAATAAAGATTCTGATCATTTCTCTTCATTTAATCACCAAGAATTAAACAAGTTGGTGTATCTACATGGCGCCTTGTGTGAATCCCTCAGGCTATATCCACCGGTTCCATTTCAGCACAAGTCTCCTACAAAACCCGACGTTCTTCCAAGCGGACACAGAGTCGAGCCAAGTACGAAGATTTTGTTTTGTCTGTACTCACTAGGGAGAATGAAATCAGTATGGGGAGAAGATGCATCAGACTTTAGACCAGAGAGATGGATTTCGGAAACTGGAAGCTCGATACATGTGCCATCTTATAAGTTCTTATCGTTCAATGCCGGTCCAAGAACTTGTTTGGGGAAAGAAGTGGCTATGACGCAGATGAAGACAGTGGCTGtaaaaatcatacaaaactaTGAGATAAAGATCGTTGAAGGACACAAGATTGAGCCAGTTCCTTCTGTTATTCTTCACATGAAACAAGGCCTTAAAGTCATGGTCACTAAGAGATCTAATTTGGTCTGACTGTTATGCAATACTTTTgttactaaattttaaattatattttaaaataaaatttttgtttatattttaaattttattattttcttattgatattttaatataatttaaaaaaattactttaattaaacaaaaaattaagaacaaatttttgatataaaaattatataattatcaaaaataaaactaaacactGTTTCTCaattttgtagatatataaagGAAACTAATAATATCAAGCTCTTGAGTCTAATCAGATGTTAAATCCTAAAATTCCAACTCTCCTATGCGAATTCAATTACTTCAGACAAGTATTAACATCCAATTTGATATGTTCAGTAAGTTCTCTGAACCCACTAATTTATTTGAACCAACCCTCGTTGTATTTATTAACCTAGTTCAATGCATGATTGACTCAGGAGCCGAAACCACTCTTGTGGTTATAGATTATCTTTTGATCATGTTTCTAGTTAGCTAGTGTaaaatgcaagcaataagaaaaATCCAGTGAAGGATCCAATATAATCACCCAAACAgttctatattttataagttcATCAAAATTCTAGGAAACTCTGAACTTAACAAGTAAACTATTAAGACATATTAAAGGAATAAATAAAGATAAACTCAATGAATTgcattaaaaagtaaaaatagaaaTACTGGAGTTCTAATTAAATTTGTAAGAGAGTTTTGTGATCTTCTCTCCAAAAACATgtctaaaattaattaaaaaaaacttaatctAAATAATGGCTGTAAAATAGATAATAGAGGTATAAAAGTTGACCATGAGAAATCTTGTAATTTGTAAAAACTTCAGGATCAAACTTGATTCTGCAAATAAAGTTGGTCCATGTATTCGTGTTGGTGTCGATATACACTCCTTCAAAATATTTGCTATGACATTTGTTTTTCCTGCACAACTACAGATTTCTATTCTTTTAGGTTTTAAATAGTTTCATGATCTCCACAATGATTCAAAACTTACCAATATTTGGAAAGAAAAGActcaaacataaaataaaactctaaatatgaattatattgTGGCTCAAAAGTAATAAAACCATAGAATATCATATACCACAAAACATTAGACTAAAGACAACCTCAATGGTAGGTTCTACCATAGTATCTAATCAttgaaaaaagtaaaacaattaaaacagaAGGAAAGTGAATAAGAAAGAATTCTTGTTTTAGAacctcaacaaaaaaaaattagcacaCTCTTTTAATAGGTTGCACTTCATAATTTggttaattttatgttttattatttgaatttttagttattaatcAAGTCACACTAAATTGTTAATACTTTACTTTTAAGATACCACTATTGACCATTGGAAATATTCTTAGATGTACTTACAGTTGCCTTCCGCAtatctaatatttatatgtattaaaGAAAAATTCGGATGTACAGTGAAATGTGTGAAGTGTAATGCTGTGAAGTGCAGTGTAATAAAATGCAGTGAAATGTAGCAAAGTGAAGTAATTCTGTGAACAGTAACTCCGTTTGTGGTTGTCCTAAAAagataaaactatatatacCTTCTACTCACACCATTAACAAATATCAGTAGAGTAATTTTATTCTTTCTCTATTCTCTATTCTCCCTCTTTCCCAATCTACAAAACCTCTTAACCTTTCTTAATCTCAGTTAATCATTctaatatttcattatattttcagattattataaatattatatggtATCAGAATCATGTTGCTCTCAACTTTGGGTTATTCCGCAAATCTGTGTTCTTGgaagttgaagattttgggtttgttcttgttcttgctATGTTTGAAGGTTTTTTCTATTAAATGGAGATAGAAGACACAAAATAGAATTGAACACACAAATCATGTGTACCAGTTACTCTTGAAGGAGTTAACTACTCGCTTTGGTCATGGGTCCTAAAGTGAAGAAGGTTAAGAAAATACATCAGAGGGAGAGTAGAGTGTCAAAGTCTAAGAAATAACAAGTCCGCTTTGGTTTGCTTAAGGAGGCTGAGAAACTAGCGGTTGAAGGCAAGAATATGTACTCAGCACTCACAAGAGATACAAATGGTGAAGGCGTGTTAACAAACAAGTATGGGATGAGCAAAGCTGATGACTTGATCACTAGAAGAGACTGGGATGCGTTTGTTACTGAAATAAAGGCaatcattaaatttaagaaGCATGGTAATCAGTTCTTTGCCTCTAAACCTATCACTGTGGATTCAAGATccagtcatcacatgattagtgataggagtTTGATGGATGATGTTAAGGCTGCCTCAGGAAATGTCTTAATtgcaaatggagataagatCCTTTTAGAAGGGATAGAAAACTTGAAGCTATTTGATAGAGAGTCAACTGCTTTGTACTTGCCTCGATTTACTCCCAACTTGATACATGTGAAGAGAGCTACAGTTGATTTGAAGTGTCAAGTTTTATTCAGACCGGATGATGTTGAGTTTCAAGATCTCAAGACTGGACAAGTGATTGGAAAAGGAAGCATCAAGATGATCTCTACCATCTGCAAACGACTAAGCTTTCTAAACCCTCTATCTCAATGTGCATGAATAGTACTGCTGATGGTTGTGATAGCATTACTTGGCATGCCAGATTAAGACATCCCCAAACCCATGCTCTCTTATGTTGCCTAACCTGTCATATAATTATATGGaatgtgaagcatgcatcttagggaagcattgcaagactgtCTTTCCCACAATAG
Encoded proteins:
- the LOC108821864 gene encoding alkane hydroxylase MAH1 yields the protein MAMISLLEITFSFLCFFFFFGYFLIMKKPHRSFPTNWPFLGMLPGILVEIPRVYDYITEFLEASNLTFLFKGPCFVGVNMLFTVDPANIHHIMSSNFTNYPKGSEFKKLFDVLGDGIFNADFDLWMDLRKSAQSMMSRPEFQRFTLRTNMSKLEKGLVPILDHFAEKKLVVDLQDVFQRFTFDTTFILATGIDPGCLSIEMPEIEFARALDEAMEVIFFRHIKPEIVCKIQRLLGFGDELKMKVAHSTLDRLCSKCIASKRDEITRGVTSNDSSSRDLLMSYMDVDTTKFKLLNPGDDKFLRDMILSFMIAGRDTTGSALTWFFWLLTKNQEVTTKIRQEIDTKLSPRTNKDSDHFSSFNHQELNKLVYLHGALCESLRLYPPVPFQHKSPTKPDVLPSGHRVEPSTKILFCLYSLGRMKSVWGEDASDFRPERWISETGSSIHVPSYKFLSFNAGPRTCLGKEVAMTQMKTVAVKIIQNYEIKIVEGHKIEPVPSVILHMKQGLKVMVTKRSNLV